A DNA window from Malus domestica chromosome 12, GDT2T_hap1 contains the following coding sequences:
- the LOC103449987 gene encoding zinc finger protein ZAT5 — MMMMEAADHQDQEEAVLGYKDQAQMMIIKGKRTKRQRLTSPLSAIATTASSSSSAGHDHDHLQDQGLLGPRQRISTDVGPTASPATSSDQFTEISTEEEEDMANCLILLAQGNSTPKPQNPNLVNNNKAASAAASAGLYLYQCKTCDRCFPSFQALGGHRASHRKPGKQANIHSTIQDNKKALSFLEEVEEFDQFNNTSTTLSLQISNRAFRALNSDTTSPCYYKNKANKVHECSVCGAEFASGQALGGHMRRHRTLSSTAATTAAAEAMNSHPQSQSGSKRPRNVLQLDLNLPAPEEEHQQETNKFPFGAKKEQVIVFSASPLVGCQY, encoded by the coding sequence atgatgatgatggaagCTGCAGATCATCAAGATCAGGAGGAAGCTGTTTTAGGTTATAAGGATCAGGCTCAGATGATGATCATCAAGGGAAAACGCACAAAACGGCAACGTTTGACTTCCCCACTTTCTGCCATAGCCACAACAGCTTCAAGCTCATCAAGTGCAGGCCATGATCATGATCATCTTCAAGACCAAGGCCTTTTGGGTCCCAGACAAAGGATTAGTACTGATGTTGGTCCCACAGCCTCACCAGCCACCTCATCTGATCAATTCACAGAGATCAGTAcggaggaagaggaggacaTGGCAAACTGTTTGATTCTTCTGGCGCAAGGCAATTCTACCCCaaaaccccaaaaccctaatttggttAACAACAATAAGGCGGCTTCAGCAGCAGCTTCGGCCGGGTTATATTTGTATCAGTGCAAGACGTGTGACCGGTGCTTCCCGTCGTTTCAAGCGCTTGGTGGACATAGAGCCAGTCACAGGAAACCGGGTAAGCAGGCTAACATTCACAGCACAATTCAAGACAATAAGAAAGCGTTGTCATTCTtggaagaagtggaggaattTGATCAGTTTAACAACACCAGCACCACGTTGTCATTACAAATTTCGAATAGGGCTTTCAGGGCATTGAACAGTGATACTACTAGTCCTTGTTATTACAAAAACAAAGCCAATAAGGTTCATGAGTGTTCGGTGTGTGGTGCGGAGTTCGCATCTGGTCAAGCTCTAGGGGGTCATATGAGAAGGCATAGAACATTAAGCAGCACAGCAgcaacaacagcagcagcagaagCCATGAATAGTCATCCTCAGTCGCAATCGGGATCAAAGAGACCACGAAATGTTTTGCAGTTGGATCTTAATCTTCCTGCGCCGGAAGAAGAGCACCAGCAGGAAACCAATAAG